One region of Candidatus Bathyarchaeota archaeon genomic DNA includes:
- a CDS encoding beta-propeller domain-containing protein: MVQREIRKKSFLYGTTAVLSAIILVSTIYVFGAAPLIYPPNQSPLTGNMKTFSSMTELTNFVSKNSLNSWAYGGGPLDERFFGTATPLPQPAYTASEGTLGANSPQTDNSKAYSTTNIQVSGVDEADTVKTDGQYIFTVTAPQTYGYYTYESYPQANSSVYILDSNAQNPAVVSKIQLGNGTEPAGLYLSDDGSKLVVLASKYETYTFAGGATPDRSSNTMLQAYHSDVYTYLNVYDVTNKATPTLTQNLTVSGSYFNSRMIGNDVYTVVSQPASVYGDTVTLPTMSRGKQENSIAPSNIYYADMNDSNYCTFTSFYGINIADSAVAPTNLTVVMGGASTMYVSTNNIYVTYPMWDSNGDYTSIYRIAINGLQLTFEAKGTVPGSIINQYAMDEYDGYLRLATNWQGITTDAINNQAGTKMNNVYVLDQTLAITGKLEGLAQNENLHSARFMGDKCYLVTFKNTDPLFVIDVSQPENPRVLGELKIPGYSDYLHPYDETHLIGLGKETVAAENEDFAWYQGLKLALFDVSDVNNPSLLSNYTIGDRGTDSSALSDPHAFLFDKTSGLLVIPVNLAIVNDAYKSQGSSAYGEQVWQGAYVFNVSVDGGFTLKGTITHTAGTLDTNRYITRSLYIDNVLYTISNSQVKLNNLSDLSEIATINLN, from the coding sequence ATGGTACAACGAGAAATCCGTAAAAAAAGCTTCCTCTACGGGACAACCGCAGTGCTCTCTGCAATTATTTTAGTGTCAACCATATACGTCTTCGGCGCCGCACCCTTGATTTATCCTCCAAACCAATCCCCTCTCACTGGCAACATGAAGACGTTTAGTTCCATGACGGAACTCACCAACTTTGTTTCCAAAAACTCCCTGAACAGTTGGGCTTACGGCGGTGGACCCCTAGATGAACGGTTTTTCGGTACCGCCACGCCTCTCCCTCAACCCGCCTACACAGCCTCAGAGGGAACCTTGGGAGCAAACTCGCCCCAAACAGATAACAGCAAAGCCTACTCCACAACCAACATACAAGTCTCCGGCGTCGACGAAGCAGACACCGTCAAAACCGACGGCCAATACATCTTCACCGTCACCGCCCCCCAGACCTACGGATACTACACCTACGAGTCTTACCCCCAAGCCAACAGCTCAGTCTACATTTTAGACTCTAACGCCCAAAACCCCGCGGTAGTTTCCAAGATTCAGTTGGGCAACGGCACCGAACCCGCCGGTCTCTACCTAAGCGACGATGGCTCTAAACTGGTGGTTTTAGCCAGCAAATACGAAACCTACACCTTCGCGGGCGGCGCAACTCCAGACCGCTCATCTAACACAATGCTCCAAGCATACCACAGCGACGTCTACACCTACCTCAATGTGTATGATGTCACAAACAAGGCAACACCCACCCTGACGCAGAACCTCACGGTAAGTGGCAGCTACTTTAATTCCCGCATGATAGGCAACGACGTCTACACTGTAGTTAGTCAACCCGCCTCTGTTTATGGCGACACCGTAACCTTACCAACCATGTCTAGGGGAAAACAGGAAAACTCCATTGCACCCTCAAACATCTATTATGCGGACATGAATGACTCAAACTACTGCACCTTCACCAGTTTCTATGGCATCAACATTGCAGATTCAGCGGTGGCGCCAACAAACCTAACCGTGGTTATGGGCGGTGCAAGCACAATGTATGTTTCCACAAACAACATCTACGTAACTTACCCCATGTGGGACTCAAACGGCGACTACACCTCGATTTACCGTATAGCCATAAATGGGCTACAATTAACCTTCGAAGCCAAAGGCACCGTCCCCGGCTCCATCATAAACCAGTACGCCATGGACGAATACGATGGCTATCTGCGGTTAGCGACGAATTGGCAGGGCATAACCACAGACGCCATAAACAACCAGGCAGGAACCAAAATGAACAACGTATACGTCCTCGACCAAACCCTCGCAATAACAGGAAAACTGGAGGGGTTAGCGCAGAACGAGAACCTGCATTCGGCGCGGTTTATGGGCGACAAATGCTACCTCGTCACCTTCAAAAACACTGACCCGCTCTTCGTAATTGATGTCAGTCAACCTGAAAATCCACGTGTGTTGGGCGAACTTAAAATCCCCGGCTACTCCGACTACCTCCACCCCTACGACGAAACCCACCTCATAGGCTTGGGCAAAGAAACCGTAGCTGCAGAGAACGAAGACTTTGCGTGGTATCAAGGTCTTAAGCTGGCGCTGTTTGATGTATCCGACGTCAACAACCCCAGTTTGCTCTCCAACTACACGATAGGTGACCGCGGCACAGACTCCTCAGCCCTCTCAGACCCCCATGCTTTCCTCTTTGACAAAACCTCAGGGCTACTTGTAATCCCCGTTAATTTAGCCATAGTCAACGACGCATACAAATCTCAGGGAAGCTCAGCCTATGGGGAACAAGTATGGCAGGGCGCCTACGTATTCAACGTCAGCGTAGACGGAGGCTTCACCCTCAAAGGAACAATAACCCACACTGCTGGCACTTTAGACACAAACCGCTACATAACCCGCAGCCTATACATCGACAACGTCCTCTACACAATATCTAACAGCCAAGTAAAACTCAACAACCTAAGCGACCTCTCAGAAATCGCCACCATCAACCTAAACTAA